A window of Syntrophales bacterium contains these coding sequences:
- a CDS encoding KH domain-containing protein, whose product MTDLIRTMVKALVSNPKLVEISEMAGENVSVYELTVAKEDRGRIIGKQGQTVKSMRTILNAVSSRSNRKAVLEIVE is encoded by the coding sequence ATGACAGATCTGATCAGGACAATGGTGAAGGCGCTGGTGAGTAACCCGAAACTGGTGGAGATTTCGGAAATGGCCGGAGAGAATGTGTCCGTTTATGAATTGACGGTAGCCAAGGAAGACCGGGGGCGGATTATCGGGAAACAGGGGCAGACGGTGAAATCAATGCGGACCATTTTGAATGCCGTTTCATCGCGGTCGAACCGCAAGGCGGTCCTGGAAATCGTCGAGTGA